Proteins encoded within one genomic window of Patescibacteria group bacterium:
- the gpmI gene encoding 2,3-bisphosphoglycerate-independent phosphoglycerate mutase: protein MGKKYPTVLCVLDGFGIAPKSKANAISLAKMPTYDFLWKKFPHTALQASGKYAGLPTKQAGNSEAGHMNIGAGRVVEQDAVRVSESIADGTFFKNPAFAAAIKHVTRNKSDVHLMGMLSNDQSAHADPNYLNALLELFRLKGCPRVYLHLFTDGRDSPPYLAIKLLQRLRKRFKDGEVMATIMGRFYAMDRKKDWSRTKAAYEAMVLGKGFIVDDPQDAILHAYGKKLTDEFIPPSVVYDKKRPAGTIKDGDAVIFFNLRSDRARQLAKPFVQKDFEVKGGFRREKILNNLYFVALTDFGPDLDSVVTAYPSVDLLGTLPMVVDTRPQLYIAETEKYAHVTYFFNGGYADPVAGEERIRISSVDVSRYDKKPAMSAREITAMVLKSLNKNKHEFITINFANPDMIGHTGNIPATVQCLEVVDKCLEKIYDAIKEKDGNFIITSDHGNCDAMLDLRTGEVLTEHSKNPVPFILGCSKFKKVKIRKGVIGDVAPTILEVMGIKKPVQMKGRSLII, encoded by the coding sequence ATGGGTAAAAAATATCCAACGGTATTGTGTGTTTTGGATGGTTTTGGTATTGCGCCAAAATCGAAAGCCAATGCCATAAGTCTTGCTAAAATGCCGACCTATGATTTTTTGTGGAAAAAATTTCCTCATACTGCTTTACAGGCTTCCGGTAAATATGCTGGATTACCGACTAAGCAGGCCGGTAATAGCGAGGCTGGTCATATGAATATTGGCGCTGGTAGGGTGGTAGAGCAAGATGCGGTGCGGGTTAGCGAGAGTATTGCTGACGGCACTTTTTTTAAAAACCCAGCTTTTGCCGCAGCGATAAAACATGTTACGCGCAACAAATCAGATGTTCATTTGATGGGCATGCTTTCCAACGATCAATCCGCTCACGCTGATCCAAATTATCTAAATGCTTTGCTGGAGCTTTTTCGACTAAAAGGTTGTCCACGAGTTTATCTGCATCTTTTTACCGACGGCCGTGATTCGCCGCCGTATTTAGCAATAAAATTATTGCAGCGATTGCGTAAAAGATTCAAAGACGGTGAGGTGATGGCAACTATCATGGGAAGATTTTACGCCATGGATCGTAAAAAAGATTGGTCGCGAACCAAAGCGGCTTACGAAGCAATGGTTTTAGGTAAGGGTTTTATAGTGGATGATCCTCAGGATGCCATTTTGCACGCTTACGGTAAAAAATTAACCGATGAATTTATTCCGCCATCGGTAGTTTACGATAAAAAAAGACCGGCTGGCACGATTAAGGATGGTGACGCTGTAATCTTTTTTAACCTACGATCTGATCGCGCCAGGCAATTAGCTAAACCTTTTGTGCAAAAAGACTTCGAAGTTAAAGGTGGTTTTAGACGAGAGAAAATTTTAAATAATTTATATTTTGTGGCATTGACCGATTTTGGTCCAGATTTGGATTCAGTGGTGACAGCTTATCCGTCAGTTGATCTGTTGGGGACATTGCCAATGGTGGTCGATACCCGTCCGCAACTTTATATTGCGGAGACGGAAAAGTACGCTCACGTTACTTACTTTTTTAACGGTGGTTATGCCGATCCGGTAGCGGGTGAAGAAAGGATCAGGATATCGTCAGTTGACGTTTCGCGTTATGACAAAAAACCGGCGATGAGTGCGCGGGAGATTACCGCCATGGTTTTAAAATCGTTAAATAAAAATAAACACGAATTTATTACGATAAATTTTGCTAATCCTGATATGATCGGTCATACCGGAAATATTCCCGCTACAGTGCAATGTTTGGAAGTGGTTGATAAATGTTTGGAGAAAATATATGATGCTATTAAGGAAAAGGATGGTAATTTTATTATCACGTCAGATCATGGTAATTGCGATGCCATGCTCGATTTACGTACGGGGGAAGTGCTAACGGAACATTCTAAAAATCCAGTACCTTTTATTTTAGGATGTAGTAAATTCAAAAAAGTAAAAATAAGAAAAGGAGTTATCGGTGATGTTGCCCCTACGATTTTAGAGGTCATGGGAATCAAAAAGCCTGTTCAAATGAAGGGTAGAAGTTTAATTATTTAA
- a CDS encoding cupin domain-containing protein, with amino-acid sequence MVKKEEKIIIKEFSRVNQLMNFFPARNLKAESFVVREGRHLGAHRTLSNPEVVGVLQGIATVAVDSEIYKIRKDEMIYIPRGRLYNVYNNNKSLLKLILIVSKI; translated from the coding sequence ATGGTTAAAAAAGAGGAAAAAATTATCATCAAAGAGTTTTCTCGAGTCAATCAGCTAATGAATTTTTTTCCAGCGCGTAACCTTAAAGCTGAAAGTTTTGTAGTGAGAGAGGGAAGACATCTTGGTGCTCATCGAACCCTTTCTAATCCCGAGGTCGTCGGTGTATTGCAGGGTATTGCTACTGTTGCTGTAGACAGCGAAATCTATAAAATTCGTAAAGACGAAATGATTTATATACCTAGAGGTCGACTATACAATGTTTACAATAACAATAAAAGTTTACTCAAGCTTATTTTGATAGTTTCAAAAATTTGA
- the mutM gene encoding bifunctional DNA-formamidopyrimidine glycosylase/DNA-(apurinic or apyrimidinic site) lyase: MPELPEVETIVRELDSKIKNKKIKSVEVKVPKMVNFSVKNFKKYLIGSKIKRVYRRAKMIIIELDDNHYLLIHLKMTGQLIYAKKDGRVAAVGGHPQRGGLDGLPNKFTHIVITFFDGSRLFYNDMRKFGWMKIVDGKHLSLIDKSYGIEPFKRDFTLSNFLAVLAHYSNRKIKQILMDQSLVGGVGNIYADESCFCAKIRPTRIAKTLTKIESKNLFLCISKIMKLAISKGGTSADTYVRTDGTKGGFEKYLKVYGRGGQKCKRCSGVIKKIKLNGRGTHYCESCQK, from the coding sequence ATGCCCGAATTACCCGAGGTGGAAACGATTGTCCGTGAACTCGATTCAAAGATAAAAAATAAAAAGATTAAATCCGTTGAGGTTAAAGTGCCGAAAATGGTTAATTTTTCCGTTAAAAATTTTAAAAAATATTTAATAGGTAGTAAAATAAAAAGAGTCTATCGTAGGGCAAAAATGATTATCATCGAGCTGGATGATAATCATTATTTGTTGATACACCTGAAAATGACCGGTCAGTTGATATATGCCAAGAAAGACGGCAGAGTGGCGGCGGTGGGCGGACACCCACAACGAGGCGGGCTAGACGGTCTGCCTAATAAATTTACCCATATTGTTATTACTTTTTTTGACGGTTCGCGATTGTTTTATAATGACATGCGTAAGTTTGGTTGGATGAAAATAGTTGACGGCAAGCATTTATCTTTGATTGATAAGAGCTACGGTATCGAGCCGTTTAAACGTGATTTTACCCTTAGCAATTTTTTGGCAGTTTTGGCTCATTATTCCAATAGAAAAATAAAACAAATTCTGATGGATCAGAGTTTGGTTGGTGGAGTGGGTAATATTTATGCTGATGAAAGTTGTTTTTGCGCTAAAATAAGACCAACGCGAATTGCCAAAACCTTAACTAAGATCGAATCAAAAAATCTTTTTCTTTGCATTAGTAAAATAATGAAATTAGCAATCAGTAAAGGCGGGACTTCGGCTGATACCTATGTTCGTACCGACGGCACTAAGGGCGGTTTTGAAAAATATCTTAAAGTCTACGGTCGTGGCGGACAGAAGTGCAAACGTTGCAGCGGAGTAATAAAAAAGATTAAATTAAATGGAAGAGGGACGCATTATTGTGAAAGTTGCCAAAAATAA
- a CDS encoding divergent PAP2 family protein yields MNYWIFGLPIIAGLLTQAIKVIVEGFKNKFSWNLFSKYGGMPSSHSAFVFGLLAEIVSIDGIYSTTFATALILTILIVRDATGFRRLMDSQAKAINKLTEKLPADKQNDINHLPENIGHTPLQITIGALLGVAIVILGNLILTK; encoded by the coding sequence ATGAATTACTGGATATTTGGTCTACCAATTATTGCCGGGCTATTAACCCAAGCCATCAAGGTCATCGTCGAAGGTTTTAAAAATAAATTCTCTTGGAATCTTTTTAGCAAATATGGCGGTATGCCATCGTCTCACTCAGCTTTTGTTTTTGGCCTACTTGCCGAAATTGTTAGTATTGACGGTATTTATTCGACCACCTTTGCCACGGCATTAATTTTAACGATTTTAATCGTTCGCGATGCTACAGGCTTTCGTCGACTTATGGACTCTCAGGCTAAGGCGATAAACAAACTAACGGAAAAACTTCCCGCCGACAAACAAAATGACATCAATCATCTTCCGGAGAATATCGGTCACACTCCGCTGCAAATAACCATCGGTGCGTTACTGGGAGTAGCTATCGTTATACTTGGTAATCTAATATTAACCAAATAA
- the gpmI gene encoding 2,3-bisphosphoglycerate-independent phosphoglycerate mutase encodes MSRRPKPVVLMILDGWGVAPPSDGNGITLAKTPVINKLISTYPAMTLQASSEEVGLRFGEMGNSEVGHLTLGSGRVLYQNLPRISRSIRDGDFFKNEAFLKAIEHVKKNKSKLHLVGLASEGGVHSHLDHLLALLDLAKKQKIKEVYIHAIIDGRDTLPNVAGDFIKKIEDKIREVGVGKIATISGRYYAMDRDNRWDRIEKSYRAMVDGQSAEFFSDPQDAIKKSYKKKIFDEEFVPVVIVSGENPVGTISDHDSVIFFNFRADRAREMTKTFVLPDFDKFKRDYFADLFFVTMMEYEKDLPVSAVAFPPQEIKNSLSDVVAAAGLKQLHIAETEKYAHVTFFFNGLKDIKHKDEDQVVIPSPHVASYDKQPEMSADKVTDRLIKEIKADTYDFILVNYANADMVGHTSNISAVVKAVEFLDRCVGQVVDLVLAKGGVVVITSDHGNADELLNLQTGEPVKEHSTNPVPFIIVGKEWEGKNAGLPEGVGSDLSIVPPKAILSDVAPTVLKILKLKIPEDMLGAPLI; translated from the coding sequence ATGTCTAGAAGACCAAAACCAGTTGTTCTGATGATTCTGGACGGATGGGGAGTGGCTCCGCCCAGCGATGGTAACGGTATCACTCTTGCTAAGACGCCGGTGATCAATAAGTTGATTAGCACTTATCCGGCAATGACTCTTCAAGCTTCTTCTGAGGAAGTCGGTCTTCGTTTTGGTGAAATGGGCAATTCAGAGGTTGGTCATTTGACCCTAGGTTCCGGTCGAGTTTTATATCAAAATTTACCTCGCATCTCTCGCTCGATTCGCGATGGTGATTTTTTTAAAAATGAAGCATTTTTGAAAGCAATAGAGCATGTCAAAAAAAATAAATCCAAGTTGCATTTAGTTGGGTTGGCTTCCGAGGGTGGTGTTCATTCTCATCTCGATCACTTGCTAGCGCTTTTAGATTTGGCTAAAAAACAAAAAATAAAAGAGGTTTATATTCACGCTATTATTGACGGTCGTGATACTTTGCCCAATGTTGCCGGAGATTTTATTAAAAAAATTGAAGACAAGATAAGAGAAGTAGGGGTGGGGAAGATAGCAACGATTTCCGGTCGTTATTATGCCATGGATCGCGACAATCGTTGGGATCGGATAGAAAAGTCTTATCGCGCGATGGTTGATGGTCAGTCGGCGGAATTTTTTAGTGATCCGCAGGATGCAATAAAAAAATCTTACAAGAAAAAAATTTTTGACGAAGAATTCGTTCCGGTGGTGATAGTCAGCGGTGAAAACCCCGTGGGTACCATTTCCGATCATGATTCAGTGATATTTTTTAATTTTCGCGCGGATCGCGCACGGGAGATGACAAAAACTTTTGTTTTACCGGATTTTGACAAGTTTAAGCGTGACTATTTTGCCGATTTATTTTTTGTCACGATGATGGAATATGAAAAAGATTTGCCGGTTTCTGCCGTTGCTTTTCCGCCGCAGGAAATAAAAAATTCGTTGTCTGACGTCGTTGCTGCCGCCGGACTGAAGCAACTGCATATTGCCGAGACGGAAAAGTACGCCCACGTCACTTTTTTCTTTAATGGCTTAAAAGATATTAAACATAAAGACGAGGATCAGGTGGTTATTCCTTCGCCTCATGTCGCTTCTTATGATAAACAGCCGGAAATGAGCGCTGATAAAGTAACCGATCGATTAATCAAGGAAATAAAGGCTGATACGTATGATTTTATTTTAGTTAACTATGCCAATGCTGATATGGTGGGGCATACTTCTAATATTTCGGCAGTGGTTAAAGCTGTAGAATTTTTAGATCGCTGTGTCGGTCAGGTAGTTGATTTAGTTTTGGCTAAAGGCGGTGTGGTGGTTATTACATCTGATCACGGTAACGCTGATGAACTTTTAAATTTGCAGACCGGGGAACCGGTAAAAGAACACAGCACTAATCCAGTACCTTTTATTATTGTGGGAAAGGAATGGGAGGGAAAAAATGCCGGTTTGCCAGAAGGTGTCGGATCGGATTTGTCCATAGTCCCGCCTAAAGCCATTTTATCGGATGTTGCGCCGACTGTGCTAAAAATATTGAAACTTAAAATCCCCGAAGACATGTTAGGTGCGCCGTTAATTTGA
- a CDS encoding undecaprenyl-diphosphate phosphatase: MSIIYSILFGLVQGLTEFLPVSSSGHLVILHHFLNLPLADSLAFDVALHLGTLLALLLFFYRDVTRLIKAFFASLVKWDLLHNPDQRLAWMLLVSSIPVFFVGYIISSSAQNYFHSLRNVAIMLIVFGVFFFIYEKIGKKEHTIEQLSWRSTVRIGLLQVLSLIPGVSRSGITIIAGLGEGLKRSEATRFSFLLSLPAVFGAGVKKIYDLSSVGVPADEKSVFVIGFAISAVSGFFCIKYFLRYVQNHGLNFFGWYRVVLGVLLLFWIYIYG, encoded by the coding sequence ATGTCAATAATATACAGTATCTTATTCGGTTTAGTCCAGGGTTTGACTGAATTTTTACCGGTTTCCAGCTCCGGTCATTTGGTGATTCTGCATCACTTTCTTAATTTACCGTTAGCGGATTCGTTGGCTTTTGATGTCGCTTTGCATTTAGGAACCCTGCTCGCCTTGTTGTTGTTTTTTTACCGAGATGTGACGCGTTTAATCAAGGCGTTTTTTGCTAGTTTGGTAAAATGGGATTTGCTTCATAATCCCGATCAACGGCTTGCTTGGATGCTACTAGTCAGCAGTATTCCTGTTTTTTTTGTCGGATATATTATCAGCTCATCAGCGCAAAATTATTTTCATTCTTTACGTAATGTAGCGATAATGTTGATTGTTTTTGGCGTATTCTTCTTTATTTATGAGAAAATCGGTAAAAAAGAACATACGATAGAACAATTGAGTTGGCGGTCGACGGTCAGAATCGGGTTACTTCAGGTCCTTTCTTTAATTCCGGGAGTTTCTCGCAGCGGTATTACTATTATAGCAGGTTTAGGCGAAGGTTTAAAAAGGAGTGAAGCGACCCGTTTTTCTTTTTTACTTTCTTTACCGGCAGTATTTGGCGCCGGAGTAAAGAAAATTTATGATTTATCTAGCGTCGGCGTGCCCGCCGATGAAAAATCGGTTTTTGTAATAGGATTTGCTATTTCTGCTGTAAGTGGATTTTTTTGTATTAAATATTTTTTACGTTATGTTCAAAACCACGGTTTGAATTTTTTTGGTTGGTATAGGGTGGTGTTGGGTGTTTTGCTTTTATTTTGGATATACATTTATGGTTAA
- a CDS encoding CBS domain-containing protein, with the protein MKVKQIMSKKVITVKSSDSLEKVVKILFKNQISGLLVVDGNKKLVGVISEKDVYKMMYPTYQEFQENPEMFLDHEKMEERVEQIRSIKAEQFMKKDLVILSPDDPVMKAGSIMLTKRVNRLPVITKGKIVGIVSRRDIYQNIFKQKLGLK; encoded by the coding sequence ATGAAGGTGAAACAAATAATGTCAAAAAAGGTTATCACTGTAAAGTCTTCTGACAGTTTGGAAAAAGTAGTAAAGATTTTGTTCAAAAATCAAATAAGCGGACTTTTGGTTGTTGATGGCAACAAAAAATTAGTTGGAGTCATTTCGGAGAAAGATGTTTATAAAATGATGTATCCAACTTATCAGGAGTTTCAAGAGAATCCGGAAATGTTTTTGGATCATGAAAAGATGGAAGAGCGTGTTGAGCAGATCAGAAGCATCAAAGCCGAACAGTTTATGAAGAAAGATTTGGTGATATTGTCACCGGACGATCCTGTAATGAAGGCTGGTTCTATCATGCTTACTAAAAGAGTGAATCGGTTGCCGGTGATAACTAAGGGTAAGATAGTGGGAATTGTCAGTCGTCGCGACATTTACCAAAATATTTTTAAACAGAAATTAGGTCTAAAATAG
- the eno gene encoding phosphopyruvate hydratase gives MKIKQIKAREILDSRGNPTIEVEVTLRRGIKAKASVPSGASTGVHEAWELRDGDKNRYGGKGVLQAVKNVNEKIAPMLIGKKANKQRKIDEMMLRLDGMKNKANLGANAILGVSLACARAAAAYKGVPLYKYLRSIYSVKLNDYKLPVPLMNIINGGKHADSKLNFQEFIIVPKGIGRFSEKLRAGAEIFAVLKKVLKDKGFNTNVGDEGGYAPAMTSVEEAVLCILEAIKKAGYNSKGKKQIFLGADIAASEFYDKKSKKYVWNEGEFSSTQMVDFFQSWITKYPFISLEDPLDQDDWSGWQEMTKKIGKKITLIGDDLFVTSTARLQQGLDQKVANAILIKINQIGSLTETLDCIALAKRNGYATAISHRSGETNDDFIADLAVAVNSDFIKTGSLSRGERLAKYNRLTEIEREI, from the coding sequence ATGAAAATCAAGCAAATTAAAGCTCGGGAAATATTGGATTCAAGAGGTAATCCGACTATTGAAGTTGAAGTAACTTTACGTCGAGGGATTAAGGCCAAGGCGTCTGTACCATCCGGTGCCTCAACCGGTGTGCACGAAGCTTGGGAGTTACGCGATGGTGATAAAAACCGCTATGGCGGTAAAGGGGTTTTACAAGCAGTTAAAAACGTAAATGAAAAAATAGCTCCGATGTTGATTGGCAAGAAGGCTAATAAGCAAAGAAAGATTGATGAGATGATGCTGCGTCTTGATGGCATGAAAAATAAAGCCAATTTGGGCGCCAATGCCATACTCGGGGTTTCTCTAGCTTGTGCGCGAGCCGCCGCAGCGTACAAGGGCGTGCCACTTTATAAATATTTGCGATCTATCTATAGTGTTAAATTGAATGACTACAAATTGCCGGTGCCGTTGATGAACATTATCAATGGCGGTAAACACGCTGATAGTAAACTTAATTTTCAGGAGTTTATTATTGTGCCAAAGGGAATCGGTAGGTTTTCGGAAAAGTTGCGAGCCGGGGCTGAAATTTTCGCGGTGCTAAAAAAAGTTTTGAAAGACAAGGGTTTTAATACTAATGTTGGTGATGAAGGCGGTTATGCGCCGGCCATGACCTCGGTGGAAGAAGCCGTACTTTGTATCTTGGAAGCGATAAAGAAAGCTGGTTATAACTCCAAGGGCAAAAAACAGATATTTTTGGGAGCCGACATAGCAGCTTCTGAGTTTTATGACAAAAAATCAAAAAAATATGTTTGGAACGAAGGCGAATTTTCTAGCACCCAGATGGTTGATTTTTTCCAAAGCTGGATAACTAAGTATCCTTTTATTTCTTTGGAAGATCCGCTTGATCAGGACGATTGGTCTGGTTGGCAAGAAATGACCAAGAAGATTGGTAAAAAAATTACCTTGATCGGCGACGACCTGTTTGTTACTAGTACGGCGCGTTTGCAGCAAGGACTCGATCAAAAAGTAGCTAATGCGATTTTGATAAAAATAAATCAGATTGGCAGCCTGACCGAAACGCTTGATTGTATCGCCTTGGCTAAACGCAACGGTTATGCTACGGCTATCTCTCACCGTTCCGGCGAGACCAATGATGATTTTATTGCCGATTTAGCTGTCGCGGTTAATTCTGATTTTATAAAAACTGGTTCGCTTAGTCGTGGAGAACGGCTTGCTAAATACAATCGTTTGACGGAAATTGAAAGAGAGATTTAA
- a CDS encoding sugar phosphate nucleotidyltransferase, protein MKAIILAGGSGTRLWPVSRRNKPKQVQPFLDDDTLLQKTFKRTRRVFSAEDILISSGIMQFSQILKQLPKLSKKCFILEPEKKDTAAAIGLAAVYLHKKNPYEFILTVNSDHHIKNERQYFLVVKKAERVIKKYPDHTVLVGVRPTHPETGYGYIRMGKKITNGVYKVDHFVEKPDMATAKKYLTGKNYLWNPAIFCWRVDRLLELYQRYLPEMYQILKKIESAIGTKQEKSVLRREFTKIKPTSIDYGLLEKITSKILVVAGSYQFTDIGHWEALHGVISGGKGNVIKGLSVVYDSKDNLIYNFTNKLIATVGLKNMIIVQTDDALFVCPKDRSQDIKQVIKMIEKNGFKKYL, encoded by the coding sequence ATGAAAGCAATCATTCTCGCCGGTGGCAGTGGTACCCGTCTTTGGCCGGTGTCAAGGCGCAATAAACCAAAACAAGTACAACCATTTTTAGACGATGATACTTTATTGCAAAAAACATTCAAACGAACGAGACGGGTTTTTTCCGCTGAAGATATTTTGATTTCTTCCGGCATTATGCAGTTTTCTCAAATTTTAAAACAGTTACCAAAATTATCGAAAAAATGTTTTATCTTGGAGCCGGAGAAAAAAGATACCGCCGCTGCTATTGGTCTGGCAGCCGTTTATTTGCATAAAAAAAACCCTTATGAGTTTATTTTAACTGTTAATTCTGATCATCATATCAAAAATGAAAGACAATATTTTTTAGTTGTTAAAAAGGCGGAAAGAGTGATAAAAAAATATCCAGATCATACGGTTTTGGTCGGAGTTCGTCCAACCCATCCGGAAACTGGCTATGGTTATATAAGAATGGGTAAAAAGATAACAAACGGTGTTTATAAAGTTGATCATTTCGTGGAAAAACCCGATATGGCAACGGCCAAAAAATATTTGACAGGAAAAAATTATCTGTGGAACCCCGCGATTTTTTGTTGGAGAGTTGATCGTTTGTTAGAGCTTTATCAAAGATATTTGCCAGAAATGTATCAAATACTGAAAAAAATAGAATCGGCGATCGGTACAAAACAGGAAAAATCAGTATTACGTAGGGAGTTTACTAAAATTAAGCCTACGTCGATCGACTACGGTTTATTGGAAAAAATAACCAGTAAAATACTGGTTGTCGCTGGTAGTTATCAATTTACTGACATCGGTCACTGGGAGGCTTTACATGGCGTGATTTCTGGCGGCAAGGGAAATGTAATTAAGGGTTTGAGCGTGGTTTATGATTCAAAAGATAATTTAATCTATAATTTTACTAATAAGTTGATAGCGACTGTTGGTTTAAAAAATATGATTATTGTCCAGACAGATGACGCGTTGTTTGTCTGTCCGAAGGATCGGTCTCAAGATATTAAGCAGGTGATAAAAATGATCGAAAAAAACGGTTTTAAAAAGTATTTATAA
- a CDS encoding SIMPL domain-containing protein (The SIMPL domain is named for its presence in mouse protein SIMPL (signalling molecule that associates with mouse pelle-like kinase). Bacterial member BP26, from Brucella, was shown to assemble into a channel-like structure, while YggE from E. coli has been associated with resistance to oxidative stress.) yields the protein MHEECGKDCCCDHYHGASGVLFKIILVIVIVAGILLIRNWYKSYDYIGQAQTRDTIAIQGMGKVVVVPDIATFNIGLVTNRLTVAAAQKENTDKMNNITKALKDLGIDDKDIKTSNYNISPDYRWDGNRSTLAGYIVNQSVTVKVRDLEKVGDIFAKAGELGANDVSGLQFTVDDQEEFKAQARSKALNNAKVKAEALAKDLGIKLGKVVNFSESFGGGQPTPYYGIGGSVEMMKSLSSVAPAPDVQVGSTEIQDDVTVMYEVL from the coding sequence ATGCACGAAGAATGCGGTAAGGATTGCTGCTGCGACCACTATCATGGCGCTTCAGGAGTCCTGTTTAAAATCATACTGGTGATTGTAATTGTCGCCGGTATTTTGCTCATTCGTAACTGGTACAAGAGTTATGATTACATTGGTCAGGCTCAGACTCGCGACACTATAGCGATTCAGGGCATGGGAAAAGTAGTAGTTGTTCCTGATATTGCTACCTTTAACATTGGTTTGGTTACCAATCGTTTGACTGTCGCTGCAGCACAAAAAGAGAATACTGATAAAATGAACAACATTACCAAAGCGCTTAAAGATTTGGGGATTGACGACAAAGATATTAAGACCAGCAATTATAATATTTCTCCGGATTATCGTTGGGACGGTAATAGGAGTACGCTTGCCGGTTATATTGTTAACCAAAGCGTAACTGTTAAAGTTCGTGATTTGGAAAAAGTCGGTGACATTTTTGCCAAAGCAGGAGAGCTGGGTGCTAATGACGTTAGCGGTTTACAGTTTACTGTTGACGATCAGGAAGAATTTAAAGCCCAGGCTCGTTCTAAAGCTTTAAACAACGCCAAGGTAAAAGCCGAGGCTTTAGCCAAAGATTTGGGAATCAAGCTAGGCAAAGTGGTTAATTTTTCTGAAAGTTTCGGTGGCGGACAGCCGACTCCGTATTATGGAATCGGCGGCAGTGTAGAAATGATGAAGTCGTTGTCTTCGGTAGCGCCAGCACCAGACGTACAGGTGGGTAGCACTGAAATACAAGACGACGTGACAGTGATGTACGAAGTTCTGTAA